GTATATAGATCCTGTCCGCTATATAAGCAACCCCAGCAGCGGCAAAATGGGGTACTCAATAGCGAGGGCCGCATGGTACAGAGGGGCGGAAGTAACCCTTGTATCCGGGCCGTCACACCTGACGCCGCCGGTGGGTGTAAATGTGATCAATGTTATCACTGCTGAGCAGATGTATAAAGCATGTATAGAGGCTGCTCCGGAAATGGACATTATAATAAAAGCAGCAGCGGTCGGAGATTTCAGAGTAGAGCAGGAGGCACAGCAGAAGATAAAGCGCCGTGACGGCGAGCCCCTTAACCTGGCCCTTGTTCAGAACAGGGACATAGCGGCAGAGCTTGGCAGAATAAAAAAAGCCGGACAGATACTTGTCGGATTTGCCGCTGAGACCCAGGATCTTATCTCTAACGCGCAGAAGAAAATGTCGGCCAAAAACCTTGACATGATAGCATGCAACGATGTGCTCGCCAAAGGCTCGGGGTTTGCTTCCGACACCAATACCCTAATGATAATAACTCACGGAGGTGTCGAAGCGGAGTTTTCAGGCAGCAAGGAAGACGCAGCAGATGTGTTGCTTGATGCGGTGATCCGCAAAAAAACAAAAGTGTAATGGCGATAACCTCTGTGGCGGTACCTGGTCCATGGTGGACCTTGCTGTCTTATGCGTCCGATGAAGTTCTTTCCGAGGGACTGCGCGTACGGGTCCCGCTGGGTAACTCATTCCGTGTGGGGCTGACTGCGCAGGCAGAGGCAGAACCTGATGTCATAAAGGAACTCAGGAGCATAGACAGCGTAATTGACAGCTCACCTGTCCTGCCGGAAGATCTCTGGAAGACCCTCTTATGGTTTGGCGGTACATGGTTCACAGGCCTTGGCATGGCGGCCAAGGCTCTGCTTCCGTCGAAATTTCTCGGCGGATCTGAGGTTGGACCAATGCCTGTTATGATACAGGATAAACATCCGGCATCAGGAGTAAGGTATGTTTATGAGCCGCGGGATGCATTAAGATACGGCATATATGCCGATATGACGGAAAATTCTCCTGACGGGAGCCTTGTACTTTTTCCTGAAGTTTTATCTGCTAAAAGATTCTGGGAGATGCTTCCTAAATCGATCAGGGAAGGCGGGGTGCTTTGGTCCGTATCAAACCCCGCGAAGCAATGGGATATATGGAAGAAGACATTGGCAGGAGAGATAAAATTTGTTGTTGGGAGTCAGGGCGCTTCCTTCCTGCCCCTTCGCGGACTGTCAAGGATCATTGTAGATGACGAATGCAGCGGCGGATGGCGTACTCAGAAACATCCGATCTTTCACCGTCGTACGCTGCTCGCGGCAAGGGCGAGGTTTGCCGGAGCAGAGCTTGTGCTCGGCGGGCGTATGCCGTCATCAAAGGCCTTTATGGAGATGGGGCCATCAGATGGCAAAGAGGGTGCCGAGAGCAGACTTGTCTTTGTCAATATGAGTGATTCTGCTTCTTTTGAAGTTGCGGCAATAAAGGAATCCATTCCTATCAGCAGGCCTCTTATGAGGGAGACGCTTGATTGCAGAAGACGCGGAGAGTGGGCGTTCTGGCTTCTTGACCGTAAGGGATACGCAGGAGAGATATACTGCCGTGACTGCGGTGCGCCTGTCCGCTGTTCCATGTGCGGCGGGACAATGCGATGGGAGGGGCGCTACGGAAGGCTTTCATGCCTGAACTGCAGGAGCAGGATACCTGTCCCTGAAAAATGCCCTTCCTGCGGCGGGCCATTTCTTGAAGGGACCCGTCCCGGCGTTGAGGCTCTGAGGGAGAAGGCGTCGTCCCTGCTTAAGTACAAAGGAGAAGAAGTCCTGCTGTTTCAAGATGAAGGAGATAAGCTTCCTTCGTGTAAAACTCTGATGAAGGACTATCCGAATGGGGCTGTTGCGATCGGCACGAGAAAAATACTTGCGCTTGCAGACGAACTCTCGCTTGGCATGGTGGGTTGGATCGACGCAGATTCAGAGGCAAGGGCCACGGAATATGATGCCAGGGTAAAAGCGTTTTCGCTGGTGTGGGAATCTCTTTGGAGGGGCGGAGAGCCTGAGAGACGAAGGGTAGTCATACAGAGCCGGAGACCCGGGGTAGCATGGCAAACTGGACTTAGAAGAGGCTGGCGTATTTTCTGGGAGGCGGAACTTCGCTACCGCAAAGAATTGGCACTCCCGCCATTTGTACCAATGCTTAAGCTGGAGATGCCCGTCGGCGGAAGTGAGAAATTTGTAGAAATGCTTGAAAAATATGATATTGAATACTGGAAATCAGATGAAGCAGAAGATGAAATATGGATCAGAACACGCAGTTTCGGTCTGCTGAAAAAAATCCTTGAACCTTGGTTTCATATAAGAAACACAAGGATCGGTTTTCCCTTGGTACTTTTGAATTTAGATTAAAAAATATTCCCGCAGTGCTGAGGTTCTGTGGAAGGAGCAGAAAAACATGGCAATAGTAGCGATAGTCGGTAGGCCTAACGTTGGCAAATCATCCATTTTCAACAGAATTCTTGGAAAACGCACGGCCATAGTAGACGACATGCCCGGTGTAACAAGGGACAGGCTCTACGGCGAGGCCGAATGGGCAAACAGAAAATTTTATATAGTTGACACAGGCGGCATAATGCCTGAATCAGACCACCCGTTTATGGATCTCATATCAAAACAGGTCGATCTCGCACTTGAGGAGAGCAGTGTGGTCATCTTCGTTGTGGACGGGCGTGACGGGATCACCCCAATGGATGAAGAGATCGCGCTTAAGTTAAGACGGGGCGGCAAGCCCGTAATATTAGTTATGAACAAACTGGATAACTCAAAACAGGAAGAAATTATGCTAAGCGAGGCATATTCTCTCGGTTTTGACACCGTCATTGCAGCAAGCGCGGAACACAACACAGGTTTTTATGATGTTCTCGATGCTGTTGTAGCAAAGCTGCCTGCGGATGAAGACATTGAATCTGAGGGTGACGATATCCGTGTCACACTTGTCGGCCGTCCTAACGTAGGTAAATCCAGCCTGCTCAATGCGCTTGCAGGAGAGGAACGTTCCATGGTGAGTGAGATAGCCGGTACGACAAGGGATGTGGTTGACTCGCTTGTTGAGATCGACGGAGTAAAATTTCGCTTTCTCGACACTGCCGGGCTGAGGCGTAAAAGCAAAATCAGCACAGATCTGGAGTATTACTCAAATGTCCGTACGTATCAGGCTATTGACAGGTGCCATGTTGCTCTGGTATTGCTTGATGCGGAGGATCCGGTGACGGAACAGGATAAACGTCTCATAGGACAGGTTCTTGAACGCGGCAAGGGGCTCATAATAGCGATGAACAAGTGGGATCTTGCGCCCAGGGAGGATAAGATCGGGGACAAGATGGCTGAACTTCTTACGGATGAAATTCCGTTTGCTGTGCATGCCCCAAGGGTTTTTATCTCCGCATTGTCCGGCAGGGGTATTCACAAGCTGCCTGAGCTTATACTGAAAGTCGAAGAGAACAGACGGCGCAGGATCCCGACCTCAGAGCTTAATAGGCTGGTAAAAGAAGTCCTTATCTTTGAACGTATGCCCGGCGACGGCAAGGGGCACAGTCTCAAAATATATTATTGTACTCAGGCAGACGGTGCACCTCCGGCATTTGTTTTCTTCGTAAACAATTTTGAACTGGCATCAAAATCTTTTAAACGTCATCTGGAAAACTGCATCAGGGAAATGGCGGACTTTTCGGGCGTTCCGATAAAGATATTTTTCAGAAATAAAGAGTCAAATTCTTGAAAAATCGGCTCAGGTACTTGACGGAACGGGGAATAGGCTGTAAAAAGAGCAGTGTACTGCATTTGCAGTGATAATCTTGTCAGGAGGTGGCAAAGAAGTGACAAAGACAGATCTTGTCAATGAAGTAGCGAAGTCCGTTGAGGGTATCACAAAAAAGAAAGCTGCCGAAGTTGTAGACGCAGTGTTCGAAGGTATCCATCTTTCACTTAAGAAGGACGACAAAGTGCAGATCGTAGGATTTGGCACATTTGAAGTCCAGAAGAGGGCCGCGCGCCAGGGCCGCAATCCTCAGGATCCCAAGAAGGTCATCCAGATCCCAGCAAAGAAGGTGCCGGTGTTCCGTGCAGGCAAGGCTCTTAAAGAGGCTGTTAACGGTAAGTAGCAGTCACGGTATTTTTTGATCATATTCCGCAGACATTGTATCCGTAAGCTCCCGGCACCCTGTGCCGGGATTTTTCTTTCGCCACTTGACCAAACAGAGATAGCGCGCTATTATACTCCGTGCCTACGGGATGTAGCGCAGCCTGGCTAGCGTACCTGCATGGGGTGCAGGTGGTCGGAGGTTCGAATCCTCTCATCCCGACCAGATATTGCAAGAGGGAGCCAAACCGGTTCCCTCTTTTTCTGTTTTCGGTTTTATACCCGGACATGGCGAACGGAGAATACGATCATTTATGGTAGCACCTCTGAGATATAATTTGATAGAACATTAATGTCAGTAATAAAGTTTATAGCGGAGGAAATTGATAATGGCTAAAATCCCGTACTTCGTCCATAACACAGATATAGGACAGAACTTCCTGACAGACCATTCCATAGTTGAATGGATGATAGACAGGGCTGCTCTGAAAAGTGAAGATAAGGTGCTGGAGATAGGCCCGGGGGAGGGCATACTTACCGAAGGTCTTCTATCTGCCGATTGTGCCGGTGTTTGCACCATTGAACTGGATACCCGCCTTAAACATGCAATAGATATGCTGGCAATAAAAGATAGAAGGCTGACTCCGCTTTGGGGTGACGCTGTTCAGTTTGACTATGAAAACTGCCTTCCGTGGTATCCCAACAGGATAATAGCTAACCTTCCGTACCATATAACCACACCGCTGCTATGGGCTTTACTTGAGAAGCTTGCACAGCACGGACTCGAATATATGCTGCTGATGGTGCAGCTTGAATCCGCGCAGAGGATAACATCGCCCCATGGGCATCGTGAGCGTTCACCGCTTGGCATAACGATCGAAGCCATGGGGATATCGAGTATACTGCGAAGCGTTCCTTCAAGTGCCTTCAGACCCCAGCCAAGGGTCAATTCATGCATAATAGAGATAAAAATAGAAAGAAATCAGATATTGCCCTCTGACCGGACATGGCGTGCCCTTCTCGCGCATTCATTCAGACAGAGGCGCAAAACACTGGTCAATAACTGGATGGCAGGCTATGGCGGCATCACGCGGGAATCTGCGATCGATATACTTGAACGCCACGGGCTCAAACAGTCCGCGCGTGCGGAAGAACTGCCCCTTGAATTATGGTTTGAACTTATGAACGAGCCGGGGTTTATGCTTAGTGACAAGAGCGGCAACAGGGAATAGATCATGTGGTGGGATCTGGACAAAGTTGTCATCAGTGAAAATATGGATCTGCCTGTTGACTGGAAATCTATGTCCCCGTCCGGCAGGGTTTTCGTAGAAATAGGTTTTGGCAACGGGGAATTTCTTGAGTATCTGGCGAGGGCATACAGAGATGTCCTCATCGTGGGCATGGAGGTCTCCCAGTGGTGCGTGACAAAGGGTGCGCGCCGTGTACTGTCGGAGGGGCTGGATAATGTCCGCATCATGCATGGTGATGCCCGTTTCATGCTGCGGTGTTGCTTTTATCCTGGATCCGTCGAACGTGTTTTTATGAACTTCCCCTGTCCATGGCCTAAGACGCGCCATGCCGGACGCCGTGTGACGGTGCCGCAGTTTGCGGACCTGCTTAATTATATCCTTGTGCCGGGAGGCACGTTTGAGCTTGCGACCGATGTTGAACGGTATGCGGCGGAAGCATCGGCGACGATCACAGGGAGCGGCGCTTTTGACATATGTCGGTTCGGGGTCGATCCGGTAAGACCGTATGTAACAAAGTATGAAAGAAAATGGAAGTCCATGGGCAAGGACACGTGGTCGCTCATACTGTGCAAAAACGGCATAATACCTGCAGAGTTCGATAGGGAGGATGATTGGCCCATGGAGGCTGAAACCTATAGCAACAAAACCGCCGACTCAGTCATGGCTGCACTGAAGGGCGCCGAAGGCCCCGGTATAGGCGGCAAAGGGCATTGGGTATTCCGAGAGGCGTTCATCTCATCTGACGGTGTCGGGCTTGTTTTAGTTATTACTGCCGATGAGGGGTTCGAACAGCACTTTTATCTTAAGGTCATCCCGAACAGCAGAGGAATTACAATCAAGGTCGATTCCGTAGGGCACCCATACAGGACACCGGCGATGCGGGCTGCGCTGCAGTACGCGCTAAAGGCAGCCGGATAAAATGATATTTTATTTTTCCCACTGATTGCGTAATAACCCCTTGCATATTTTATTCTTGTATGATAAAAGTCTGCTTAAGTGATAGCAGTATAAGGAGGGTAGGTTATTTAAGTCTATCATCACAAACTATTTCAAGCATTTTCTGGAACCTGACCTAACTGGATATAACAGCGAGAAAAGGCCATACGGACAGCCTGGTCAAATGCCGAACTAGCGATTGTGATATCGTGTTGATGAGCATCAGCTCAGATTTTAGTGCGGGGAACCTCCGCGCAATTGTGTTCATAAGTGAGAGTACTTGTGAATGATCGACATGAGCAGTAAAAGTATTTATTACTGTATAGGCTCAAATAAACTACCAACATTTGAATAATACATAAAACAAATTAAGTAGAGATCATATCAAGTACAATCATTCTGCCTTCTTGTATATGGAAAGGCGGATGGTTGTTTTTTTCATTATGTAGGGTTTGGCATCAAGAACCCCGATCGAAGTGAACACACCGGCGGAGGCCATTTTCTGAAAGGGGTATGAAATGGCCGATAAAATCAAGCTTTATGGATTTAATAACCTGACCAAGACGCTGAGTTTTAACATCTACGACGTGTGTTACGCAAAAAGTGAAAGAGAAAAGAACGAATACGTAGCATACATTGACGAGCAGTATAATGCTGAGCGTCTGACGAACATACTATGTGATGTTACTGATATGATCGGCGCAAACGTGCTGAATATTTCAAAGCAGAACTATGATCCGCAGGGGGCAAGCGTCACGGTCCTCATATCGGAGATG
Above is a window of Synergistaceae bacterium DNA encoding:
- the trmB gene encoding tRNA (guanosine(46)-N7)-methyltransferase TrmB yields the protein MWWDLDKVVISENMDLPVDWKSMSPSGRVFVEIGFGNGEFLEYLARAYRDVLIVGMEVSQWCVTKGARRVLSEGLDNVRIMHGDARFMLRCCFYPGSVERVFMNFPCPWPKTRHAGRRVTVPQFADLLNYILVPGGTFELATDVERYAAEASATITGSGAFDICRFGVDPVRPYVTKYERKWKSMGKDTWSLILCKNGIIPAEFDREDDWPMEAETYSNKTADSVMAALKGAEGPGIGGKGHWVFREAFISSDGVGLVLVITADEGFEQHFYLKVIPNSRGITIKVDSVGHPYRTPAMRAALQYALKAAG
- the rsmA gene encoding 16S rRNA (adenine(1518)-N(6)/adenine(1519)-N(6))-dimethyltransferase RsmA; its protein translation is MAKIPYFVHNTDIGQNFLTDHSIVEWMIDRAALKSEDKVLEIGPGEGILTEGLLSADCAGVCTIELDTRLKHAIDMLAIKDRRLTPLWGDAVQFDYENCLPWYPNRIIANLPYHITTPLLWALLEKLAQHGLEYMLLMVQLESAQRITSPHGHRERSPLGITIEAMGISSILRSVPSSAFRPQPRVNSCIIEIKIERNQILPSDRTWRALLAHSFRQRRKTLVNNWMAGYGGITRESAIDILERHGLKQSARAEELPLELWFELMNEPGFMLSDKSGNRE
- the der gene encoding ribosome biogenesis GTPase Der, whose translation is MAIVAIVGRPNVGKSSIFNRILGKRTAIVDDMPGVTRDRLYGEAEWANRKFYIVDTGGIMPESDHPFMDLISKQVDLALEESSVVIFVVDGRDGITPMDEEIALKLRRGGKPVILVMNKLDNSKQEEIMLSEAYSLGFDTVIAASAEHNTGFYDVLDAVVAKLPADEDIESEGDDIRVTLVGRPNVGKSSLLNALAGEERSMVSEIAGTTRDVVDSLVEIDGVKFRFLDTAGLRRKSKISTDLEYYSNVRTYQAIDRCHVALVLLDAEDPVTEQDKRLIGQVLERGKGLIIAMNKWDLAPREDKIGDKMAELLTDEIPFAVHAPRVFISALSGRGIHKLPELILKVEENRRRRIPTSELNRLVKEVLIFERMPGDGKGHSLKIYYCTQADGAPPAFVFFVNNFELASKSFKRHLENCIREMADFSGVPIKIFFRNKESNS
- a CDS encoding HU family DNA-binding protein, producing MTKTDLVNEVAKSVEGITKKKAAEVVDAVFEGIHLSLKKDDKVQIVGFGTFEVQKRAARQGRNPQDPKKVIQIPAKKVPVFRAGKALKEAVNGK